In Strigops habroptila isolate Jane chromosome 14, bStrHab1.2.pri, whole genome shotgun sequence, one genomic interval encodes:
- the RFNG gene encoding beta-1,3-N-acetylglucosaminyltransferase radical fringe, with protein MSPSLGLRKACFLLSVSAAALLLLLLPRGQPPAAPRRRPPPAAGSSGPPPQRAGSGGSAVSGTRAGSRGEPAAGAGGLAGSPQPVRKSRPGAAGGSGRESLELKDIFIAVKTTRKYHKSRLELLLQTWISQARGQTFIFTDWEDRELRLKAGDHMINTNCSAVHTRQALCCKMSVEYDKFLESGQKWFCHVDDDNYVNPQTLLHLLSAFSHSQDVYVGRPSLDHPIEAADHVQSDGSKTTVKFWFATGGAGFCISRGLALKMSPWASLGNFISTAERVRLPDDCTIGYIIEGLLEVKLLHSPLFHSHLENLQRLQGESVLQQVTLSYGDPENKHNVVSVGGVFGLQQDPTRFKSVHCLLYPDTIWCPAKKMS; from the exons ATGAGCCCCTCCCTGGGGCTCCGCAAGGCCTGCTTCCTGCTGTCCGTCAGCGCTGCcgccctcctcctgctcctgctgccgcGGGGGCAgccccccgccgcgccccgccgccgtccgccgcccgccgccgggtCGAGCGGGCCCCCGCCGCAGCGGGCGGGCTCTGGGGGCAGCGCTGTGTCCGGCACGCGGGCGGGCTCTCGTGGGGAGCCGGCGGCCGGGGCCGGAGGCCTCGCCGGCAGCCCGCAGCCTGTGCGGAAGAGCCGCCCTGGGGCTGCCGGGGGCTCGGGCAGGGAAAGCCTGGAGCTGAAGGACATCTTCATTGCTGTGAAGACCACGAGGAAGTACCACAAGAGCCGGCTGGAATTGCTGCTGCAGACCTGGATCTCCCAGGCCAGGGGACAG ACATTTATATTCACGGACTGGGAGGATCGGGAGCTACGTCTGAAAGCAG GGGATCATATGATCAACACCAACTGTTCTGCTGTCCATACCCGGCAAGCTCTCTGCTGCAAGATGTCTGTGGAATATGATAAGTTCCTGGAATCTGGGCAAAA atgGTTTTGCCACGTGGATGATGACAACTATGTGAACCCTCAGACTCTCCTACATCTCTTATCTGCCTTCTCACACAGCCAGGATGTCTACGTCGGGCGACCAAGCCTGGACCACCCTATTGAAGCAGCTGACCATGTTCAAAGTGATGGATCA AAGACAACCGTGAAATTCTGGTTTGCCACGGGTGGAGCAGGATTCTGTATCAGCAGAGGTCTTGCCCTGAAGATGAGCCCCTGGGCCAG CTTGGGTAATTTCATCAGTACTGCAGAAAGAGTGCGTCTTCCTGACGACTGCACTATTGGCTACATCATTGAAGGGCTGCTGGAGGTAAAGCTGCTGCATAGCCCATTGTTCCATTCCCATCTGGAAAATCTGCAAAGACTACAAGGCgagtctgtgctgcagcag gTAACCCTAAGTTATGGAGACCCTGAGAACAAACACAATGTTGTGAGTGTGGGAGGAGTGTTTGGCCTTCAGCAAGATCCAACACG ATTCAAATCTGTCCATTGTCTGCTCTATCCCGACACTATTTGGTGCCCTGCTAAGAAGATGTCATAA
- the GPS1 gene encoding COP9 signalosome complex subunit 1 isoform X1 has translation MPLPVQVFNLQGAVEPMQIDVDPQEDQQNAPDINYVVENPTLDLEQYASSYSGLMRIERLQFIADHCPQLRVEALKMALSFVQRTFNVDVYEEIHRKLSEATRELQNTPDAVPDSGIEPPPLDSAWVEATRKKALLKLEKLDTDLKNYKGNSIKESIRRGHDDLGDHYLDCGDLSNALKCYSRARDYCTSAKHVINMCLNVIKVSVYLQNWSHVLSYVSKAESTPEIAEQRGERDSQTQAILTKLKCAAGLAELAARKYKQAAKCFLLASFDHCDFPELLSPSNVAVYGGLCALATFDRQELQRNVISSSSFKLFLELEPQVRDIIFKFYESKYASCLKMLDEMKDNLLLDMYLAPHVRTLYTQIRNRALIQYFSPYVSADMRKMATAFNTTVAALEDELTQLILEGLINARIDSHSKILYARDVDQRSTTFEKSLLMGKEFQRRAKAMILRAAVLRNQIHVKSPPREGSQGELTPANSQSRMSTNM, from the exons ATGCCGCTGCCCGTCCAGGTCTTTAACTTGCAG GGTGCAGTAGAGCCCATGCAGATTGACGTAGATCCACAAGAAGATCAGCAAAATGCACCTGATATCAACTATGTGGTGGAGAACCCCACTCTG GATTTGGAGCAGTATGCCTCGAGCTACAGCGGGCTGATGCGAATCGAGCGACTGCAGTTTATTGCTGATCACTGCCCCCAGCTGCGGGTGGAAGCTCTTAAGATGGCTCTGTCATTTGTCCAGAGAACTTTCAATGTTGATGTGTACGAAGAAATCCACAGGAAGTTGTCTGAGGCCACCAG AGAACTGCAGAATACACCTGATGCTGTCCCTGATAGTGGAATTGAACCCCCTCCCCTTGACTCAGCTTGGGTTGAAGCTACACGCAAAAAAGCTCTTCTTAAACTGGAGAAACTCGACACAGATCTGAAAAATTACAAAGGGAACTCCATCAAGGAGAGTATCAG GAGAGGCCATGATGACTTAGGTGATCATTACCTTGACTGTGGGGACCTCAGCAACGCTCTCAAGTGTTACTCACGAGCCCGTGATTACTGCACCAGTGCTAAACATGTTATCAACATGTGCCTCAATGTTATCAAG GTCAGTGTCTACCTCCAGAATTGGTCTCATGTTCTGAGCTATGTAAGCAAGGCTGAGTCTACACCAGAAATTGCAGAA caaagaggagaaagagacagCCAGACACAAGCAATTCTCACCAAACTGAAGTGTGCAGCAG GCTTGGCCGAACTAGCTGCTCGGAAGTACAAACAGGCAGCAAAGTGCTTCTTATTGGCATCATTTGATCACTGTGATTTCCCTGAG CTGTTGTCTCCCAGCAATGTGGCTGTGTATGGTGGTCTTTGTGCCCTTGCTACCTTTGACCGTCAGGAACTGCAACGGAATGTTATCTCCAGCAG CTCCTTCAAATTGTTTTTGGAGCTGGAACCACAGGTTCGTGACATCATCTTCAAGTTTTATGAATCTAAATATGCTTCATGCCTGAAGATGCTGGATGAGATGAAG GACAACCTGCTGCTGGACATGTACCTTGCACCTCATGTCAGGACACTTTATACCCAGATTCGAAATCGTGCCCTTATTCAG taCTTCAGCCCCTATGTGTCAGCAGATATGCGCAAGATGGCCACTGCTTTTAATACCACAGTGGCTGCTCTGGAAGATGAACTTACTCAGCTGATCCTGGAGGGACTGATCAATGCCAGAATAGACTCACACAGTAAG ATTCTTTATGCTCGAGATGTAGATCAGCGTAGCACAACTTTTGAGAAGTCTTTACTAATGGGCAAAGAATTTCAGCGCCGTGCCAAAGCCATGATCCTGCGTGCCGCGGTCCTGCGCAACCAGATACATGTCAAG TCTCCTCCGAGAGAAGGTAGCCAAGGGGAACTTACTCCAGCTAACAGCCAGTCCAGGATGAGCACCAACATGTGA
- the GPS1 gene encoding COP9 signalosome complex subunit 1 isoform X2, which produces MQIDVDPQEDQQNAPDINYVVENPTLDLEQYASSYSGLMRIERLQFIADHCPQLRVEALKMALSFVQRTFNVDVYEEIHRKLSEATRELQNTPDAVPDSGIEPPPLDSAWVEATRKKALLKLEKLDTDLKNYKGNSIKESIRRGHDDLGDHYLDCGDLSNALKCYSRARDYCTSAKHVINMCLNVIKVSVYLQNWSHVLSYVSKAESTPEIAEQRGERDSQTQAILTKLKCAAGLAELAARKYKQAAKCFLLASFDHCDFPELLSPSNVAVYGGLCALATFDRQELQRNVISSSSFKLFLELEPQVRDIIFKFYESKYASCLKMLDEMKDNLLLDMYLAPHVRTLYTQIRNRALIQYFSPYVSADMRKMATAFNTTVAALEDELTQLILEGLINARIDSHSKILYARDVDQRSTTFEKSLLMGKEFQRRAKAMILRAAVLRNQIHVKSPPREGSQGELTPANSQSRMSTNM; this is translated from the exons ATGCAGATTGACGTAGATCCACAAGAAGATCAGCAAAATGCACCTGATATCAACTATGTGGTGGAGAACCCCACTCTG GATTTGGAGCAGTATGCCTCGAGCTACAGCGGGCTGATGCGAATCGAGCGACTGCAGTTTATTGCTGATCACTGCCCCCAGCTGCGGGTGGAAGCTCTTAAGATGGCTCTGTCATTTGTCCAGAGAACTTTCAATGTTGATGTGTACGAAGAAATCCACAGGAAGTTGTCTGAGGCCACCAG AGAACTGCAGAATACACCTGATGCTGTCCCTGATAGTGGAATTGAACCCCCTCCCCTTGACTCAGCTTGGGTTGAAGCTACACGCAAAAAAGCTCTTCTTAAACTGGAGAAACTCGACACAGATCTGAAAAATTACAAAGGGAACTCCATCAAGGAGAGTATCAG GAGAGGCCATGATGACTTAGGTGATCATTACCTTGACTGTGGGGACCTCAGCAACGCTCTCAAGTGTTACTCACGAGCCCGTGATTACTGCACCAGTGCTAAACATGTTATCAACATGTGCCTCAATGTTATCAAG GTCAGTGTCTACCTCCAGAATTGGTCTCATGTTCTGAGCTATGTAAGCAAGGCTGAGTCTACACCAGAAATTGCAGAA caaagaggagaaagagacagCCAGACACAAGCAATTCTCACCAAACTGAAGTGTGCAGCAG GCTTGGCCGAACTAGCTGCTCGGAAGTACAAACAGGCAGCAAAGTGCTTCTTATTGGCATCATTTGATCACTGTGATTTCCCTGAG CTGTTGTCTCCCAGCAATGTGGCTGTGTATGGTGGTCTTTGTGCCCTTGCTACCTTTGACCGTCAGGAACTGCAACGGAATGTTATCTCCAGCAG CTCCTTCAAATTGTTTTTGGAGCTGGAACCACAGGTTCGTGACATCATCTTCAAGTTTTATGAATCTAAATATGCTTCATGCCTGAAGATGCTGGATGAGATGAAG GACAACCTGCTGCTGGACATGTACCTTGCACCTCATGTCAGGACACTTTATACCCAGATTCGAAATCGTGCCCTTATTCAG taCTTCAGCCCCTATGTGTCAGCAGATATGCGCAAGATGGCCACTGCTTTTAATACCACAGTGGCTGCTCTGGAAGATGAACTTACTCAGCTGATCCTGGAGGGACTGATCAATGCCAGAATAGACTCACACAGTAAG ATTCTTTATGCTCGAGATGTAGATCAGCGTAGCACAACTTTTGAGAAGTCTTTACTAATGGGCAAAGAATTTCAGCGCCGTGCCAAAGCCATGATCCTGCGTGCCGCGGTCCTGCGCAACCAGATACATGTCAAG TCTCCTCCGAGAGAAGGTAGCCAAGGGGAACTTACTCCAGCTAACAGCCAGTCCAGGATGAGCACCAACATGTGA